Proteins co-encoded in one Saccharomyces cerevisiae S288C chromosome II, complete sequence genomic window:
- the MNC1 gene encoding Mnc1p (Putative membrane protein; upregulated by toxic concentrations of heavy metal ions including Mn2+, Co2+, Ni2+, Cu2+, and Zn2+; mRNA identified as translated by ribosome profiling data; localizes to the cytoplasm, possibly in intracellular membranes; CYSTM (cysteine-rich transmembrane module) family member; partially overlaps dubious ORF YBR056C-B; YBR056W-A has a paralog, YDR034W-B, that arose from the whole genome duplication): MRHQYYQPQPMYYQPQPQPIYIQQGPPPPRNDCCCCCNCGDCCSAIANVLCCLCLIDLCCSCAGGM, translated from the coding sequence ATGAGACATCAATACTATCAACCACAACCGATGTATTATCAACCACAACCGCAACCTATATACATACAACAAGGGCCGCCGCCACCAAGAAAtgattgttgttgttgttgtaaCTGTGGCGATTGCTGTTCAGCAATTGCGAACGTTTTATGTTGTCTGTGTCTAATTGATCTATGTTGTAGCTGCGCTGGCGGCATGTAA
- the MUM2 gene encoding Mum2p (Protein essential for meiotic DNA replication and sporulation; cytoplasmic protein; subunit of the MIS complex which controls mRNA methylation during during the induction of sporulation; also interacts with Orc2p, which is a component of the origin recognition complex), whose product MNYMAYDYDPQHSLETSFNNLAFHPHQQSQQQALYESGERNDARPGLMNTLGQASKMNNSMLPQGSSASPLTGQHSLNSTTNFNMPPSMNTYNYQNVPQASMRNTLNHNNIMNGATANDYWLDPMNNMTNNKDTNGNPNDSMSSMSNMTAKTSINSTAFKNSFVPFNHVTALSMNNVNSNEMNSNKDDRMEALEVELQIKESQIESLENEIQRLKKIFNEGLNYKQNEHKYEKENCHIPQTFELPASLEVIFRKLSSSLHAKEKELAETKENLESILTALALNPTNSVTKYGRYDAESIAHKMVVRLENLTNENKEMAKMLAYGRSKETQIELQLAKKENLELREKIASLEAHLASKESSKEDVAN is encoded by the coding sequence ATGAATTACATGGCTTATGATTATGATCCCCAACATTCGTTGGAAACGTCCTTTAACAATTTGGCATTTCATCCCCACCAACAGTCACAGCAACAAGCCCTATACGAATCTGGTGAAAGAAACGATGCCAGGCCGGGATTAATGAACACCTTAGGTCAGGCGAGTAAAATGAATAATTCCATGCTTCCTCAAGGTTCGTCGGCTAGTCCCTTAACGGGTCAACATAGCTTGAACAGTACAACAAATTTCAACATGCCCCCATCAATGAATACCTATAATTACCAGAATGTACCACAAGCATCTATGAGAAATACTCTCAATCATAACAATATCATGAATGGGGCAACTGCTAATGATTATTGGCTGGATCCAATGAATAATATGACAAATAACAAGGATACTAATGGGAATCCTAATGACTCGATGTCATCAATGTCTAATATGACCGCTAAAACCTCAATCAATAGTACGGCATTCAAGAATTCATTTGTTCCTTTTAATCATGTGACAGCGCTCTCAATGAATAATGTCAACAGCAATGAGATGaattcaaataaagatgACAGAATGGAAGCATTGGAAGTAGAACTACAAATAAAGGAAAGTCAAATCGAATCACTCGAGAACGAAATTCAAAGgctaaagaaaattttcaacgAGGGGCTAAACTACAAGCAGAATGAGCATAAGTATGAGAAGGAAAACTGCCATATACCCCAAACTTTCGAATTGCCAGCTTCCTTGGAAGTGATATTCAGAAAACTGTCATCGTCACTGCATGCAAAGGAAAAGGAGTTAGCAGAGACGAAAGAAAATCTGGAAAGTATATTAACTGCACTGGCGCTAAATCCAACAAATTCAGTGACTAAGTATGGCAGGTATGATGCAGAATCGATTGCTCACAAAATGGTGGTAAGATTAGAAAACTTAACAAACGAGAACAAAGAAATGGCCAAGATGTTAGCATATGGCAGATCAAAAGAGACCCAAATTGAACTGCAGTTGgccaaaaaagaaaatctagaattaagagaaaaaatcgCATCTTTGGAAGCCCATTTGGCTTCAAAGGAGTCTTCAAAGGAGGACGTTGCTAATTGA
- the UBP14 gene encoding ubiquitin-specific protease UBP14 (Ubiquitin-specific protease; specifically disassembles unanchored ubiquitin chains; involved in fructose-1,6-bisphosphatase (Fbp1p) degradation; similar to human isopeptidase T) → MAEAVLENVNVPAVVSKDECIYCFESPYNEPLALNASPKHSLNICLNCFQATCNRHVPLHIRVTEYACDTIHSNYLTIAKVEKPKQENVEENNNNKKIKLQVIETSEDDTHNTIWSLQRFNGENVPRTVLSKSTDSDISSTALEKIEKILKAKSQDFEDKKNSWVLEISTCPHTENFQIPSKPENTVNLNQCSSCDLTQNLWLCLHCGNIGCGREQIGIDGHSHALDHYRSNNNHPLAIKLGSLSSSTYDLYCYACDDETRFPDNVNLGSALQIYGINIQEKIADEKTLVQLQVEQNENWQFRMVDSSGKEFEKLSASKNYGCGLINLGNSCYLNSVIQSLVNGGVPNWSLDFLGSKFPLDVVYPDNNLKCQWIKLLNAMKCEPELYPNGIKPTTFKKCIGQNHQEFSSNRQQDAMEFLTFLLDLLDKKFFSSSSSGIPNPNDLVRFMMEDRLQCNICGKVKYSYEPTEAIQIPLEENDEPQDMLERIKAYFEGQTIEFKCANCKEKVTANKKPGFKSLPQTLILNPIRIRLQNWIPVKTSNELSLPGLIDRDDMLDVSSYLSQGFDPQTENLLPDEDENRSSFTPNQCSISQLIEMGFTQNASVRALFNTGNQDAESAMNWLFQHMDDPDLNDPFVPPPNVPKKDKREVDEVSLTSMLSMGLNPNLCRKALILNNGDVNRSVEWVFNNMDDDGTFPEPEVPNEEQQQKKDLGYSTAKPYALTAVICHKGNSVHSGHYVVFIRKLVADKWKWVLYNDEKLVAADSIEDMKKNGYIYFYTRC, encoded by the coding sequence ATGGCAGAAGCAGTACTAGAAAACGTTAACGTTCCTGCAGTCGTTTCAAAAGATGAGTGTATTTATTGCTTTGAATCCCCTTATAATGAACCATTGGCCCTCAATGCATCACCTAAACATTCATTGAATATATGCTTAAACTGTTTCCAAGCTACGTGCAACAGACATGTTCCACTCCATATCCGAGTCACAGAATATGCTTGCGATACCATACATTCCAATTATTTAACTATTGCTAAAGTGGAGAAACCTAAGCAAGAAAAtgtagaagaaaataataacaacaaaaaaataaagctACAGGTAATTGAGACGTCAGAAGACGACACCCACAACACTATTTGGAGTTTACAAAGGTTCAATGGTGAAAATGTTCCCAGGACCGTACTTTCGAAGTCGACAGACTCTGACATTTCTTCTACGGCCTTGGAGAAGATTgaaaagatattaaagGCGAAGTCACAAGACTTCGAGGATAAGAAGAACTCCTGGGTGTTAGAAATCAGCACCTGTCCACATACAgaaaactttcaaattCCATCTAAGCCCGAAAATACTGTGAATTTAAACCAATGCTCTTCCTGTGATTTGACTCAAAATCTCTGGTTATGCCTACATTGTGGTAATATCGGATGTGGCAGGGAACAAATCGGGATTGATGGTCACTCGCATGCTTTGGATCATTATCGGAGTAATAATAATCACCCATTAGCTATCAAATTAGGGTCTTTAAGCTCTTCAACCTATGATCTGTATTGTTACGCATGTGACGACGAAACTAGATTTCCAGATAATGTTAATTTAGGCAGTGCACTACAAATATACGGAATTAACatacaagaaaagattGCGGATGAAAAGACTCTAGTTCAATTACAAGTGGAACAGAACGAAAATTGGCAATTTAGAATGGTCGATTCTAGCggtaaagaatttgaaaaattatccGCTAGTAAGAATTATGGCTGTGGTCTGATCAATTTGGGTAATTCCTGTTACTTAAATTCGGTTATACAAAGCTTGGTGAATGGTGGCGTCCCGAATTGGTCCTTGGATTTTCTAGGAAGTAAATTTCCACTGGATGTTGTATATCCGGACAATAATTTAAAGTGCCAATGGATCAAGCTACTCAATGCCATGAAATGTGAACCCGAACTATATCCAAATGGTATCAAACCTACTACTTTCAAGAAATGCATTGGGCAAAATCATCAGGAATTCAGTTCCAATAGACAACAGGATGCGATGGAATTTCTAACCTTCCTTTTAGACTTGTTAgacaagaaatttttttcaagtagTTCTTCAGGTATTCCAAATCCCAACGATTTAGTTAGATTTATGATGGAGGATAGGCTCCAATGTAACATTTGCGGGAAGGTTAAATATTCTTATGAACCCACAGAGGCTATACAGATTCCCTTAGAGGAGAATGATGAACCTCAAGATATGTTAGAGAGAATCAAGGCGTATTTTGAAGGGCAGACGATTGAATTTAAATGTGCTAATTGTAAGGAAAAGGTTACCgcaaataaaaaacctGGTTTCAAATCTCTTCCTCAAACACTTATTTTGAACCCAATAAGGATTAGATTACAGAACTGGATTCCTGTTAAGACAAGTAATGAGCTTTCTTTACCAGGTTTAATAGACAGGGATGATATGCTAGATGTTTCGTCTTATTTATCACAAGGATTTGATCCTCAAACTGAAAACTTATTGCCTGATGAGGACGAAAACCGTAGCTCTTTTACGCCAAACCAATGCAGTATTTCTCAATTAATTGAAATGGGCTTTACTCAAAATGCTAGCGTGCGCGCCCTATTTAACACCGGAAACCAAGACGCTGAGAGCGCTATGAATTGGCTATTCCAGCATATGGATGACCCTGATTTAAATGATCCCTTTGTCCCGCCTCCTAATGTCCCCAAGAAAGATAAGAGAGAAGTGGATGAGGTATCATTGACTTCAATGTTATCCATGGGACTAAATCCCAACTTATGTCGTAAAGCCTTGATACTCAACAACGGAGATGTTAATCGTAGTGTTGAATGGGTATTTAACAACATGGATGATGATGGAACATTTCCCGAACCTGAAGTGCCAAATGAAGAAcagcaacaaaaaaaggatcTTGGATATTCGACCGCTAAACCGTACGCTTTAACTGCAGTTATTTGTCATAAGGGAAATTCTGTCCATTCTGGTCACTATGTTGTTTTTATTCGTAAACTAGTGGCAGACAAATGGAAGTGGGTTCTTTATAACGATGAGAAACTAGTTGCTGCCGACAGCATTGaagatatgaaaaaaaatggttatatttatttctaTACAAGATGCTAA
- the TSC3 gene encoding Tsc3p (Protein that stimulates the activity of serine palmitoyltransferase; involved in sphingolipid biosynthesis; Lcb1p and Lcb2p are the two components of serine palmitoyltransferase), which produces MTQHKSSMVYIPTTKEAKRRNGKSEGILNTIEEVVEKLYWTYYIHLPFYLMASFDSFFLHVFFLTIFSLSFFGILKYCFL; this is translated from the coding sequence ATGACACAACATAAAAGCTCGATGGTGTACATACCCACCACTAAGGAAGCTAAAAGACGTAATGGGAAATCAGAAGGCATACTAAATACTATTGAAGAAGTGGTGGAAAAGCTTTATTGGACCTACTACATACATTTACCCTTTTATTTAATGGCCTCTTTTGATTCATTCTTCCTccatgttttttttctcacaATTTTCAGTTTGAGTTTCTTCGGTATACTAAAGTATTGCTTCCTTTGA
- the AKL1 gene encoding serine/threonine protein kinase AKL1 (Ser/Thr protein kinase; phosphorylates Pan1p, Sla1p and Ent1p to negatively regulate endocytosis in response to membrane stress; regulates actin cytoskeleton organization and clathrin-dependent endocytosis; phosphorylated and inhibited by upstream kinase, Fpk1p; member, along with Ark1p and Prk1p, of the Ark kinase family): protein MSITNGTSRSVSAMGHPAVERYTPGHIVCVGTHKVEVVNYLAEGGFAQIYVVKFLEYLNEFDNTASVPLKIGDVACLKRVLVQDENGLNEMRNEVEVMKKLKGAPNIVQYFDSNASRRRDGVQGFEVLLLMELCPNKSLLDYMNQRLSTKLTEAEIVKIMYDVALSISQMHYLPVSLIHRDIKIENVLVDAKNNFKLADFGSTSTCFPIVTTHQDIALLTQNIYVHTTPQYRSPEMIDLYRCLPINEKSDIWALGVFLYKLLFFTTPFEMTGQFAILHSKYEFPVNKYSSKLINLIIIMLAENPNLRPNIYQVLYHLCEILNVEVPIEDKYAEGAYNFSKYTQFQNKLQNVQLQMYQLQQKKIMQNNKLSDSEENLLNDMFLSSFEISSKLPMNASDGHAAVSRIPSQNVGQELEEEKESQSDQRKSTLSEDKSSRTTSNANSSGTANNPQEINTIQSPGIEDKSIFENKTPGELYYPSVSELDTYLDKELVKQSSDPTISEQSPRLNTQSLPQRQKSTSSYSSGGRSMKSTSYGAATIGSDEALANEKTAGINKMKQHKSNNPFPKMNVAYHSTNELSNDASNFFLEEQQQGQRYQQAQNQTGTQGNTFPDESQYQSRVEQQQQQQDQPKGPANYSQRNFYTGRDRSNKPMQLGGTIAGDSGNRRVNFQNISQNYATNSQSGYLPSQNSPAIPMVRPVISMNQQQAQQIQAQQLQAQQMQAKQQMQAKQQMQVQQQLQVQQQMQIQNANNNGTYVSDRTNHTTEDMRNAQGGEPPILAGNSANEPMHSSSKNEALLIELSPLKEDAGKQSFQDTNEPQTGGIEDAGGSGTIKGSNNNRNGVLNLSLNEMDLSRDDTGAAVSSFSSSSSSASIQQAKLSGRKGSSKRNNYSTDELGDSMVSSESIDIDLDDARRGKTAERRPLHNERGHKDQARSSDASKSNQFKSKDFSSVSTRQPRQSLDLNFQEVNLSSPTLTQEHRNKNDSPAPNSHHSYRVSPHASTAITENKRHSTGHELSTRSNGKHETHRTGSKQRHDLERYRHSKDKDSNSSITISTSTPSEMRKSFARARQSLDLERVRREAMASSASSSGGSNGKRRSFFSVFRSEK from the coding sequence ATGTCGATCACGAATGGTACTTCTAGAAGCGTTTCGGCAATGGGCCATCCGGCGGTAGAGAGGTACACTCCAGGCCATATTGTCTGCGTAGGCACACATAAAGTTGAAGTGGTAAATTATTTAGCAGAAGGTGGCTTTGCTCAAATTTACGTGGTGAAATTCCTAGAGTATCttaatgaatttgataatacAGCAAGTGTTCCCTTAAAGATTGGCGATGTCGCATGTCTGAAAAGAGTATTAGTTCAAGATGAGAATGGATTGAACGAGATGAGAAATGAAGTGGAggtaatgaagaaattgaaaggGGCCCCAAATATAGTACAATACTTCGATTCCAACGCCTCTCGCCGTCGTGATGGCGTTCAAGGATTTGAGGTTCTTTTGCTAATGGAATTGTGTCCAAACAAATCTTTGCTAGATTATATGAACCAACGATTGTCAACGAAACTGACAGAAGCTGAAATTGTGAAAATTATGTATGACGTTGCTCTTTCTATCTCTCAAATGCACTACCTTCCTGTGTCCTTGATCCATCGCGATATCAAGATTGAAAATGTCTTGGTAGATGCCAAAAACAATTTCAAGCTAGCTGATTTTGGGTCCACGTCGACATGTTTCCCAATTGTCACTACTCATCAAGATATTGCTCTTTTGACTCAAAACATCTATGTGCATACTACTCCGCAGTATAGGTCCCCTGAAATGATTGACCTTTACAGATGTCTGCCCATTAACGAAAAATCAGACATATGGGCTTTGGGAGTTTTCCTTTAcaaattattatttttcaccACCCCTTTTGAAATGACAGGTCAATTTGCTATATTACATTCCAAATATGAATTTCCTGTCAACAAATATTCATCAAAACTAATCAACTTAATCATTATCATGTTGGCGGAAAACCCAAATTTGAGACCGAACATTTATCAAGTATTATACCATTTATGTGAGATTTTAAATGTGGAAGTTCCAATCGAGGATAAGTATGCGGAAGGTGCCtataatttttctaaatATACGCAGTTTCAGAATAAATTACAAAATGTTCAATTGCAAATGTACCAGCtacaacaaaagaaaattatgcAGAACAATAAATTGAGTGActcagaagaaaacttacTGAATGACatgtttctttcttcttttgaaatctcATCCAAACTTCCCATGAACGCTAGTGACGGTCATGCCGCTGTTTCTAGAATACCATCTCAAAATGTCGGCCAAGAActtgaagaagagaaagaaagtCAATCCGATCAGAGGAAGTCTACCCTGTCCGAAGATAAATCGTCAAGAACAACATCGAATGCTAACAGTTCTGGTACAGCCAATAATCCTCAAGAAATCAATACAATCCAGTCTCCAGGTATAGAGGAcaaatcaatttttgaaaataaaactcCTGGAGAGTTATATTATCCAAGCGTGAGCGAATTAGATACTTATTTGGACAAAGAATTGGTCAAACAATCAAGTGATCCGACTATTTCTGAACAAAGTCCTCGTTTGAATACCCAATCACTACCACAGAGGCAAAAGAGCACAAGCTCTTATTCTTCAGGTGGCAGATCAATGAAGAGCACATCATATGGTGCAGCAACGATCGGGTCAGACGAAGCCTTGGCGAACGAGAAAACTGCTGGTATTAATAAGATGAAACAACATAAATCGAATAATCCCTTTCCAAAAATGAATGTTGCATACCATTCTACGAATGAATTGAGCAATGACGCAAGTAACTTTTTCCTGGAAGAACAACAGCAAGGCCAGAGATATCAGCAAGCTCAAAATCAAACAGGTACACAAGGGAATACCTTTCCAGATGAATCTCAGTATCAATCTAGAGTTgaacaacagcagcaacaacaggACCAACCCAAAGGACCTGCTAATTATAgccaaagaaatttctaCACTGGGAGGGATCGGTCCAATAAACCTATGCAGTTGGGTGGAACTATTGCTGGAGATAGTGGTAATAGAAGAGTCAACTTTCAGAatatttctcaaaattACGCCACGAACTCCCAGTCAGGATATCTCCCAAGTCAAAATTCCCCAGCAATTCCAATGGTGAGACCTGTTATTTCCATGAATCAGCAGCAAGCGCAACAGATACAAGCCCAGCAATTGCAGGCACAACAGATGCAGGCAAAGCAACAGATGCAAGCCAAGCAGCAGATGCAAGTTCAGCAACAACTGCAAGTCCAACAGCAAATgcaaattcaaaatgcAAATAATAATGGTACTTACGTCTCTGATAGAACAAATCATACCACAGAAGATATGAGAAATGCTCAGGGGGGTGAACCTCCAATTCTTGCAGGAAATTCTGCAAATGAACCAATGCACTCATCCTCTAAAAATGAAGCTCTCTTAATTGAACTATCTCCATTAAAAGAAGATGCAGGAAAGCAATCTTTCCAAGATACAAATGAGCCTCAAACTGGCGGTATCGAAGATGCCGGCGGTTCAGGAACTATCAAAGGCTCGAACAATAATCGAAATGGCGTTTTAAATTTAAGTTTGAATGAGATGGACTTATCAAGAGATGATACTGGTGCTGCTGTCTCCTCCTtttcatcgtcttcatcgtcTGCATCAATTCAACAAGCTAAGCTTTCTGGACGCAAAGGTTCCAGTAAGAGGAACAATTATTCAACAGACGAATTGGGAGATAGTATGGTCTCCAGCGAAAGCATTGATATTGATTTGGATGATGCAAGGAGAGGAAAAACAGCTGAAAGAAGACCACTCCATAATGAAAGAGGTCATAAAGACCAGGCAAGATCAAGTGATGCTAGTAAGTCTAATCAATTCAAAAGCAAGGACTTCAGCAGCGTATCAACAAGGCAACCGCGGCAGTCATTGGATCTGAATTTCCAGGAAGTAAATCTGTCTTCACCAACGTTAACTCAAGAGCATAGAAATAAAAACGACTCGCCAGCACCAAATTCACATCACTCGTATAGAGTTTCACCTCATGCTTCCACCGCAATAACTGAGAATAAGCGCCACAGTACTGGTCACGAACTGTCAACCCGGTCAAATGGCAAGCATGAAACACACAGGACTGGTTCCAAGCAAAGGCACGATTTGGAAAGATACCGGCATTCGAAGGATAAGGATAGCAATAGCAGCATTACTATTAGCACCTCAACTCCATCAGAGATGAGAAAATCCTTCGCTAGGGCCCGTCAATCGCTTGATTTGGAAAGGGTCCGTCGTGAAGCGATGGCAAGTAGTGCATCCAGTAGTGGTGGCAGTAACGGGAAAAGGAGATCTTTTTTCTCAGTCTTTAGAAGCGAGAAATGA
- the ORC2 gene encoding origin recognition complex subunit 2 (Subunit of the origin recognition complex (ORC); ORC directs DNA replication by binding to replication origins and is also involved in transcriptional silencing; interacts with Spp1p and with trimethylated histone H3; phosphorylated by Cdc28p), with translation MLNGEDFVEHNDILSSPAKSRNVTPKRVDPHGERQLRRIHSSKKNLLERISLVGNERKNTSPDPALKPKTPSKAPRKRGRPRKIQEELTDRIKKDEKDTISSKKKRKLDKDTSGNVNEESKTSNNKQVMEKTGIKEKREREKIQVATTTYEDNVTPQTDDNFVSNSPEPPEPATPSKKSLTTNHDFTSPLKQIIMNNLKEYKDSTSPGKLTLSRNFTPTPVPKNKKLYQTSETKSASSFLDTFEGYFDQRKIVRTNAKSRHTMSMAPDVTREEFSLVSNFFNENFQKRPRQKLFEIQKKMFPQYWFELTQGFSLLFYGVGSKRNFLEEFAIDYLSPKIAYSQLAYENELQQNKPVNSIPCLILNGYNPSCNYRDVFKEITDLLVPAELTRSETKYWGNHVILQIQKMIDFYKNQPLDIKLILVVHNLDGPSIRKNTFQTMLSFLSVIRQIAIVASTDHIYAPLLWDNMKAQNYNFVFHDISNFEPSTVESTFQDVMKMGKSDTSSGAEGAKYVLQSLTVNSKKMYKLLIETQMQNMGNLSANTGPKRGTQRTGVELKLFNHLCAADFIASNEIALRSMLREFIEHKMANITKNNSGMEIIWVPYTYAELEKLLKTVLNTL, from the coding sequence ATGCTAAATGGGGAAGACTTTGTAGAGCATAATGATATCCTATCGTCTCCGGCAAAAAGCAGGAATGTAACCCCAAAAAGGGTTGACCCACATGGAGAAAGACAACTGAGAAGAATTCattcatcaaagaagaatttgttGGAAAGAATCTCGCTTGTAGGCAacgaaaggaaaaatacatCTCCAGATCCGGCACTCAAACCTAAAACGCCAAGTAAAGCTCCCCGTAAACGTGGAAGACCAAGAAAGATACAGGAAGAATTAACTGATAGGATCAAGAAGGATGAGAAAGATACAATTTCCTctaagaaaaagaggaaattGGACAAAGATACATCAGGTAATGTCAATGAGGAAAGCAAGACTTCTAACAACAAGCAGGTGATGGAAAAGACGGGgataaaagagaaaagagaaCGCGAAAAAATACAGGTAGCGACCACAACATATGAAGATAATGTGACTCCACAAACTGATGATAATTTTGTATCAAATTCACCCGAGCCACCAGAACCTGCAACACCATCTAAGAAGTCTTTAACCACTAATCATGATTTTACTTCGCCCCTAAAGCAAATTATAATGAATaatttaaaagaatataaagaCTCAACCTCCCCAGGTAAATTAACCTTGAGTAGAAATTTTACTCCAACCCCTGTAccgaaaaataaaaagctCTACCAAACTTCGGAAACCAAGTCAGCAAGCTCGTTTTTGGATACTTTTGAAGGATATTTCgaccaaagaaaaattgtcaGAACTAATGCGAAGTCAAGGCACACCATGTCAATGGCACCTGACGTTACCAGAGAAGAGTTTTCCCTAGtatcaaactttttcaacgaaaattttcaaaaacgtCCCAGGCAAAAgttatttgaaattcagaaaaaaatgtttccCCAGTATTGGTTTGAATTGACTCAAGGATTCTCCTTATTATTTTATGGTGTAGGTTCGAAACgtaattttttggaagagtTTGCCATTGACTACTTGTCTCCGAAAATCGCGTACTCGCAACTGGCTTATGAGAATGAATTACAACAAAACAAACCTGTAAATTCCATCCCATGCCTTATTTTAAATGGTTACAACCCTAGCTGTAACTATCGTGACGTCTTCAAAGAGATTACCGATCTTTTGGTCCCCGCTGAGTTGACAAGAAGCGAAACTAAGTACTGGGGCAATCATGTGATTTTGCAGATCCAAAAGATGATTGATTTCTACAAAAATCAACCTTTAGATATCAAATTAATACTTGTAGTGCATAATCTGGATGGTCCTAGCATAAGGAAAAACACTTTTCAGACGATGCTAAGCTTCCTCTCCGTCATCAGACAAATCGCCATAGTCGCCTCTACAGACCACATTTACGCTCCGCTCCTCTGGGACAACATGAAGGCCCAAAACTACAACTTTGTCTTTCATGATATTTCGAATTTTGAACCGTCGACAGTCGAGTCTACGTTCCAAGATGTGATGAAGATGGGTAAAAGCGATACCAGCAGTGGTGCTGAAGGTGCGAAATACGTCTTACAATCACTTACTGTGAACTCCAAGAAGATGTATAAGTTGCTTATTGAAACACAAATGCAGAATATGGGGAATCTATCCGCTAACACAGGTCCTAAGCGTGGTACTCAAAGAACTGGAGTAGAACTTAAACTTTTCAACCATCTCTGTGCCGCTGATTTTATTGCTTCTAATGAGATAGCTCTAAGGTCGATGCTTAGAGAATTCATAGAACATAAAATGGCCAACATAACTAAGAACAATTCTGGAATGGAAATTATTTGGGTACCCTACACGTATGCGGAACTTGAAAAACTTCTGAAAACCGTTTTAAATACTCTATAA